Proteins encoded by one window of Phytohabitans houttuyneae:
- a CDS encoding glycoside hydrolase family 6 protein → MRLVSSRTRKQRLAIGAVAVLGLGGLSVIQALPASAAAGCSVTYSVTGSWNNGFQGNIVIRNVGDAWTSWNLTFSFANGQRVSQGWGGRFTQSGTQVTVANESWNGSVANGASVNPGFIGSHTGTNTNPTSFAVNGVACTGSPVTSNPTSAPPTSRPPTSAPPTSQPPTSQPPTSNPPTTGPPGQRVDNPYAGGRGYVNPEWKAKAESVSGGSRISSNPTAVWIDRIAAIEGTAGSSSNGPMGVEDHLLEAVRQGASYIQFVIYNLPGRDCSALASNGELGPTEIGRYKTEYIDPIAAYQNDARFRSLRIINIIEIDSLPNLITNVAGRPTEVAMCNTMKSNGNYVAGVGYALAKLGASPNVYNYIDAGHHGWLGWDDNFRPTAQLLAQAARAEGSTIANVTGFITNTANYSALQEPYITVTEQTRPSKWIDWNRYNDELSFAQAFRTELISQGFSSSIGMLIDTSRNGWGGSARPTGPVTTGTLDEQINGSKIDRRIHKGNWCNQSGAGLGERPRANPGATGIDAYVWVKPPGESDGSSTEIPNNEGKGFDRMCDPTYGGNARNGNNMSGALAGAPISGAWFPAQVTQLMQNAYPPL, encoded by the coding sequence ATGAGACTCGTCTCGAGTCGTACCCGGAAACAGCGCCTCGCCATTGGTGCGGTCGCTGTGCTTGGCTTGGGCGGCCTCTCGGTGATCCAGGCTTTGCCAGCCAGCGCCGCCGCGGGTTGCAGCGTGACCTACTCGGTCACCGGTTCATGGAACAACGGCTTCCAGGGCAACATCGTCATCCGCAACGTGGGTGACGCGTGGACCTCGTGGAACCTGACGTTCTCGTTCGCCAACGGCCAGCGCGTGTCGCAGGGCTGGGGCGGTCGCTTCACGCAGAGCGGCACGCAGGTGACGGTGGCCAACGAGTCGTGGAACGGCTCGGTTGCCAACGGCGCCAGCGTCAACCCGGGCTTCATCGGCAGCCACACCGGCACGAACACCAACCCGACCTCGTTCGCGGTCAACGGGGTGGCGTGCACCGGCTCGCCCGTGACGAGCAACCCGACCTCGGCGCCGCCGACCAGCCGGCCGCCGACCTCGGCGCCGCCGACCAGCCAGCCGCCGACCAGCCAGCCGCCGACCTCGAACCCGCCGACCACCGGCCCGCCCGGACAGCGCGTCGACAACCCCTACGCGGGTGGGCGTGGCTACGTGAACCCGGAGTGGAAGGCCAAGGCGGAGAGCGTTTCCGGCGGTAGCCGGATCTCCAGCAACCCGACCGCAGTGTGGATCGACCGGATCGCCGCGATCGAGGGCACCGCTGGCAGCAGCTCGAACGGCCCGATGGGCGTCGAGGACCACCTGCTCGAGGCCGTGCGCCAGGGCGCGTCGTACATCCAGTTCGTGATCTACAACCTGCCCGGCCGCGACTGCTCCGCGCTGGCCTCCAACGGTGAGCTCGGCCCGACCGAGATCGGTCGCTACAAGACCGAGTACATCGACCCGATCGCCGCGTACCAGAACGACGCGCGGTTCCGCAGCCTGCGCATCATCAACATCATCGAGATCGACTCGCTGCCCAACCTGATCACGAACGTGGCGGGCCGGCCGACCGAGGTCGCGATGTGCAACACGATGAAGTCCAACGGCAACTACGTCGCGGGTGTCGGCTACGCGCTGGCCAAGCTCGGCGCGAGCCCGAACGTCTACAACTACATCGACGCTGGCCACCACGGCTGGCTGGGCTGGGACGACAACTTCCGCCCGACCGCCCAGCTGCTGGCCCAGGCCGCCCGCGCCGAGGGCAGCACCATCGCCAACGTGACCGGCTTCATCACGAACACGGCCAACTACTCGGCCCTCCAGGAGCCGTACATCACGGTGACCGAGCAGACCCGGCCGTCCAAGTGGATCGACTGGAACCGGTACAACGACGAGCTGTCGTTCGCCCAGGCGTTCCGCACCGAGCTGATCTCGCAGGGCTTCTCGTCGAGCATCGGCATGCTGATCGACACCTCCCGCAACGGCTGGGGCGGCTCGGCCCGTCCGACCGGCCCGGTCACCACGGGCACGCTGGACGAGCAGATCAACGGCTCGAAGATCGACCGCCGTATCCACAAGGGCAACTGGTGCAACCAGAGCGGCGCCGGCCTCGGCGAGCGTCCGCGGGCCAACCCCGGTGCGACCGGCATCGACGCCTACGTCTGGGTGAAGCCTCCGGGTGAGTCGGACGGCTCCAGCACCGAGATCCCGAACAACGAGGGCAAGGGCTTCGACCGCATGTGCGACCCGACCTACGGCGGCAACGCTCGTAACGGCAACAACATGTCCGGTGCTCTTGCCGGCGCGCCGATCTCGGGTGCTTGGTTCCCGGCGCAGGTCACGCAGCTCATGCAGAACGCGTACCCGCCCCTGTAA
- a CDS encoding methyltransferase domain-containing protein: MPTGYSFDNHAPEADAQLATLEAFLDPLTGARLRPLMRAGATCWEVGAGGGSVARVMATAVGPEGHVVASDIDPSHLTATGNLSVVRHDARTEPPPEAGPYDLIHARLLLLHLPERRKVLAEMVNVLAPGGWLVVEEFDCTAPLRVLTAPTDDAAKLFQQVMEAILGVLHDGGADLAWAQDVHTEMALAGLTDVDTVTHSQSWTGGSSGAALHDLNSRTLEPRLLAAGISLDQLRAFRQLSRDPAFSSLSYQFVSTRGRKPL; this comes from the coding sequence GTGCCGACCGGCTACTCGTTCGACAACCACGCACCCGAGGCCGACGCCCAACTGGCCACATTGGAGGCATTCCTCGACCCGCTGACGGGCGCCCGCCTCCGTCCCCTCATGCGCGCCGGCGCGACCTGCTGGGAGGTCGGCGCGGGCGGCGGCTCGGTGGCGCGCGTCATGGCCACCGCCGTCGGCCCGGAGGGGCACGTCGTCGCATCCGACATCGACCCGTCTCACCTCACCGCCACGGGCAACCTCTCCGTGGTGCGGCACGACGCCCGCACCGAGCCGCCACCGGAAGCCGGCCCGTACGACCTGATCCACGCCCGCCTCCTCCTGCTCCACCTGCCCGAGCGCCGCAAGGTGCTGGCCGAGATGGTCAACGTCCTGGCCCCGGGCGGGTGGCTGGTCGTGGAGGAGTTCGACTGCACGGCGCCGCTGCGCGTGCTGACCGCGCCGACCGACGACGCGGCCAAGCTTTTCCAGCAGGTGATGGAGGCGATCCTCGGGGTACTGCACGACGGTGGCGCCGACCTGGCGTGGGCGCAGGACGTGCACACGGAGATGGCGCTCGCCGGCCTGACCGACGTCGACACCGTCACCCATTCCCAGAGCTGGACCGGCGGCTCCTCCGGCGCCGCACTGCACGACCTCAACTCCCGCACCCTCGAGCCGCGCCTGCTCGCCGCGGGGATCTCTTTGGACCAACTGCGCGCGTTCCGGCAGCTCTCCCGCGACCCCGCGTTCTCGTCCCTCTCGTACCAGTTCGTTTCCACGCGCGGCCGCAAGCCGCTGTAG
- a CDS encoding ABC transporter ATP-binding protein: MAAALRVDDLYAGYHGGRVLHGVGLNVEAGTVQALVGRNGAGKTTLVHAIAGLLRPYSGVVEVGGTNLAGRPAHQVARAGVGIVPQGRRVFPSLTVSEHLKLAARHQEGPMWTIKGMLELLPRLGERLEHRGDQLSGGEQQMLAIARALLTQPRVLLLDEPSEGLALDLAERVRGLMTGLAEAGLSLLLVEQRLDHAIEVADRIAVLDYGRVVFDAPTAQVRADPTTVQSMLSIDQPLPQGS, translated from the coding sequence ATGGCCGCGGCGCTGCGCGTCGACGACCTGTACGCCGGCTACCACGGCGGGCGGGTGCTGCACGGCGTGGGGCTCAACGTCGAGGCGGGCACCGTGCAGGCGCTCGTGGGCCGCAACGGGGCGGGCAAGACCACGCTCGTGCACGCGATCGCCGGCCTGCTCCGCCCGTACTCCGGAGTGGTGGAGGTCGGCGGCACGAACCTGGCGGGTCGCCCCGCACATCAGGTGGCGCGGGCCGGTGTCGGGATCGTCCCGCAGGGACGGCGGGTCTTTCCCAGCCTCACCGTGTCCGAACACCTGAAGCTGGCGGCCCGGCACCAAGAGGGTCCTATGTGGACCATCAAGGGCATGCTGGAGTTGTTGCCCCGCCTGGGTGAGCGGCTGGAGCACCGCGGCGACCAGCTCTCCGGCGGCGAGCAGCAGATGCTCGCGATCGCCCGCGCGCTGCTCACCCAGCCGAGGGTGCTGTTGCTGGACGAGCCGTCCGAAGGGCTCGCGCTCGACCTGGCGGAGCGGGTGCGCGGCCTGATGACCGGCCTGGCGGAGGCCGGACTGAGCCTGCTGCTGGTGGAGCAGCGGCTCGACCACGCGATCGAGGTGGCGGACCGGATCGCAGTCCTGGATTACGGGCGCGTGGTGTTCGACGCGCCAACCGCGCAGGTGCGCGCGGACCCCACGACCGTCCAATCGATGCTCAGCATCGACCAGCCACTACCGCAAGGGAGCTGA
- a CDS encoding ABC transporter ATP-binding protein, whose translation MDILITEALTRRYGSLVAVDRLDLRIAPGERRAVIGPNGAGKTTLLDMLAGAIRPSGGRVRFDGRDITGYGPARRARLGIGRIHQRPAAWASLTTLDNVAVAGARHRGGVRQSRRPAVELLDRLGLADLAGVEAGRLSHGQLRQLEIAMALAGEPRLLLLDEPAAGLSPVEFERLAEVLRDLPSEVTLLLVEHRLDLVYALADVVTVLRDGQYVVTGTPDEIRVSHAVRQAYSGAVA comes from the coding sequence GTGGACATCCTGATCACGGAGGCACTGACCCGGCGGTACGGGTCACTCGTCGCCGTCGACCGGCTCGACCTGCGCATCGCGCCGGGCGAGCGGCGGGCGGTCATCGGGCCCAACGGCGCAGGCAAGACCACCCTGCTCGACATGCTGGCCGGCGCGATCCGGCCCAGCGGCGGGCGGGTCCGCTTCGACGGGCGGGACATCACCGGGTACGGGCCGGCCCGGCGCGCGCGGCTGGGGATCGGCCGGATCCACCAGCGCCCGGCCGCCTGGGCATCACTGACCACATTGGACAACGTGGCCGTGGCGGGGGCGCGGCACAGGGGTGGCGTGCGGCAGTCCCGCCGTCCCGCGGTCGAGCTGCTCGACCGGCTCGGCCTCGCCGACCTGGCCGGCGTGGAGGCGGGGCGGCTCTCGCACGGCCAGCTCCGGCAGCTGGAGATCGCGATGGCGCTGGCCGGCGAGCCCCGCCTGCTCCTGCTCGACGAGCCGGCGGCCGGACTGTCCCCTGTGGAGTTCGAGCGGTTGGCCGAGGTGCTCCGCGACCTGCCGAGCGAGGTGACGCTGCTGCTCGTCGAGCACCGCCTCGACCTCGTGTACGCGCTCGCCGACGTGGTCACCGTCCTGCGCGACGGCCAGTACGTGGTCACCGGCACGCCCGACGAGATCCGGGTGTCGCACGCGGTACGCCAGGCGTACAGCGGAGCTGTCGCGTGA
- a CDS encoding branched-chain amino acid ABC transporter permease — protein MVGVIVTLVLLALRSPAGLLLRASRDGEARMRASGHPVTAYLTGAYVAAGGIAGAGGALLVTTQQYVSPADFSFDTAALLLLGVVIGGAGSMLGAVVGTALVFAARDWFSGLLPGHAPLLLGVLFVLTAYLLPRGVAGFDWRHIRMPVRGATRRANQEA, from the coding sequence GTGGTCGGCGTGATCGTCACCCTCGTGCTGCTCGCCCTCCGCTCGCCGGCGGGGCTGCTGCTGCGGGCCAGTCGCGATGGCGAGGCGCGGATGCGGGCCAGCGGCCACCCGGTGACGGCGTACCTGACCGGGGCGTACGTCGCGGCGGGCGGCATCGCGGGCGCGGGCGGCGCGCTGCTGGTCACCACACAGCAGTACGTGTCGCCGGCCGACTTCAGCTTCGACACCGCCGCTCTCCTCCTGCTGGGGGTGGTGATCGGCGGCGCCGGCTCGATGCTCGGCGCGGTCGTGGGCACAGCGCTCGTCTTCGCCGCCCGCGACTGGTTCTCCGGCCTGCTGCCCGGACACGCGCCGCTGCTGCTCGGCGTGCTGTTCGTGCTGACGGCCTACCTCCTGCCACGCGGGGTGGCGGGATTCGACTGGCGCCACATCCGCATGCCGGTGCGGGGCGCCACAAGACGCGCAAACCAGGAGGCGTAA
- a CDS encoding ABC transporter permease subunit — protein MKRLLPVATVAAVAVAVAAPWMVDDYTTATLARLLVLGLVGVSVALLTGVTGLPTLGQAAPFAAGAYAAAQLDTAAVLPQLMVAIGVGAAFALLTAPLVVYARGVYVLMITLAIGELAITVASRWKSMTGAPTA, from the coding sequence GTGAAGCGGCTCCTGCCGGTCGCGACAGTCGCCGCCGTGGCCGTCGCCGTCGCGGCGCCGTGGATGGTCGACGACTACACCACGGCGACGCTCGCCCGGCTCCTCGTGCTCGGCCTCGTCGGGGTGAGCGTGGCGCTGCTGACCGGCGTGACCGGGCTGCCGACGCTCGGGCAGGCAGCGCCGTTCGCCGCCGGCGCGTACGCGGCCGCGCAGCTCGACACCGCCGCGGTGCTCCCGCAGCTGATGGTGGCGATCGGGGTGGGCGCGGCGTTCGCGCTGCTCACCGCGCCGCTTGTGGTGTACGCGAGGGGCGTCTACGTACTCATGATCACGCTGGCGATCGGGGAACTGGCGATCACCGTGGCCAGCCGCTGGAAGTCGATGACCGGGGCACCGACGGCCTGA
- a CDS encoding branched-chain amino acid ABC transporter permease has translation MGELDPYLIPALDGVAYGLLLFVVAAGLVLSFGVAGILNLAHGTLYAIGAYTAAWLADGGWAAVPLALVAGVIASTAAGTALAGLLTPVKRGDHLTQALLTFGLALAGGSLLVSAFGPEDLPVRVPAALDRSVDVAGHSYAAYRLVFIVVAAVIAIGLYLVVTRTRAGMLVRAAVDDPQMVACLGVDPTRVRVGVLAVSGALAGLAGVLGAPIIGPGPSTAATVLLLSLVVVVLGGLNSVAGTLLAALAVGEIQTLGVALLPTAAPFLLYAAMALILAARARGLLSRWSTA, from the coding sequence ATGGGTGAGCTGGATCCGTACCTGATACCGGCGCTGGACGGCGTCGCGTACGGCCTGCTGCTTTTCGTGGTCGCCGCTGGGCTGGTGTTGAGCTTCGGCGTAGCCGGAATCCTCAACCTGGCCCACGGCACCCTCTACGCGATCGGCGCCTACACGGCGGCGTGGCTGGCCGACGGTGGCTGGGCCGCGGTGCCGCTGGCGCTGGTCGCCGGGGTGATCGCGTCCACGGCGGCGGGCACCGCGCTCGCTGGGCTGCTCACGCCGGTGAAGCGGGGCGACCATCTGACCCAGGCGCTGCTGACGTTCGGACTCGCGCTGGCCGGCGGAAGCCTGCTGGTCAGCGCGTTCGGACCGGAAGACCTGCCGGTGCGCGTGCCGGCGGCGCTGGACCGCTCGGTGGACGTCGCCGGGCACTCCTACGCGGCGTACCGGCTTGTCTTCATCGTGGTCGCGGCGGTGATCGCGATCGGCCTGTACCTCGTCGTGACCCGCACCCGCGCCGGCATGCTGGTGCGGGCCGCGGTCGACGACCCGCAGATGGTGGCCTGCCTCGGCGTCGACCCCACCCGCGTGCGGGTCGGCGTGCTCGCGGTCTCCGGCGCGCTCGCCGGGCTGGCCGGCGTGCTGGGCGCGCCGATCATCGGGCCGGGGCCGAGCACCGCCGCGACCGTGCTGCTCCTCTCGCTCGTCGTGGTCGTCCTGGGCGGCCTCAACTCCGTCGCGGGCACGCTGCTCGCGGCCCTCGCGGTTGGCGAGATCCAGACCCTGGGGGTCGCCCTCCTGCCGACGGCCGCACCTTTCCTCTTGTACGCGGCCATGGCCCTGATCCTCGCCGCCCGCGCGCGAGGGCTGCTCAGCCGGTGGAGTACCGCGTGA
- a CDS encoding ABC transporter substrate-binding protein — protein sequence MRIHKMTAALVALGLAATGATACADDSAGASGTLKIGLLASLSGTYQAIGTDIRDGFQLYLNMHGGKLGGHQVELIVADEGDGAPTAVPAATKLVKQDKVVALTGVVGGGSAAAIQPVLAQAKVPFIGANGRPELKDISHTWHTSYLSKETGAAIAQYVKDNVDGKVYAIGPDYQGGWDQLAGFTDAYTKAGGELANEDGKTRFTPFPATKNFTPYFAQIKASGAAAVYTFYAGAAAIDFVKQYSQSEVKNLPLYAAGFLTEGGVLNAQGDSARDVYSVLNYSPDLDNAQNREFVAAWKADHDGPPTTYAMASFDAAAVLDKAIGAAGESPTAASINNAIAGLGQIESPRGAWQFSKKTHSPVQKWYLRQVRPDGRALSNTVVGDLATVGE from the coding sequence ATGCGTATCCACAAGATGACCGCCGCGCTCGTTGCCCTCGGCCTGGCGGCCACCGGTGCGACGGCCTGCGCCGACGACAGTGCCGGAGCGAGCGGCACGCTCAAGATCGGGCTGCTCGCCTCCCTCTCCGGCACGTACCAGGCGATCGGCACGGACATCCGCGACGGTTTCCAGCTCTACCTCAACATGCACGGTGGCAAGCTCGGCGGTCACCAGGTCGAGCTGATCGTCGCGGACGAGGGTGACGGCGCGCCGACTGCCGTGCCCGCCGCCACCAAGCTCGTCAAGCAGGACAAGGTCGTCGCCCTCACGGGTGTCGTCGGCGGTGGCTCCGCCGCGGCGATCCAGCCGGTGCTGGCGCAGGCGAAGGTCCCCTTCATCGGCGCGAACGGCCGCCCCGAGCTCAAGGACATCAGCCACACCTGGCACACGTCGTACCTGTCGAAGGAGACCGGCGCGGCAATCGCCCAGTACGTCAAGGACAACGTGGACGGCAAGGTCTACGCGATCGGACCGGACTACCAGGGCGGCTGGGACCAGCTGGCCGGCTTCACCGACGCCTACACCAAGGCCGGTGGCGAGCTGGCCAACGAGGACGGCAAGACCCGCTTCACGCCCTTCCCGGCGACGAAGAACTTCACCCCGTACTTCGCGCAGATCAAGGCCTCCGGAGCCGCGGCGGTCTACACGTTCTACGCGGGCGCGGCGGCGATCGACTTCGTCAAGCAGTACTCCCAGTCCGAGGTCAAGAACCTGCCCCTGTACGCGGCCGGCTTCCTGACCGAGGGCGGCGTGCTCAACGCGCAGGGCGACTCGGCCCGCGACGTGTACTCGGTGCTCAACTACTCGCCCGACCTCGACAACGCGCAGAACCGCGAGTTCGTCGCCGCGTGGAAGGCCGACCACGACGGGCCGCCGACCACGTACGCGATGGCCTCGTTCGACGCTGCCGCGGTGCTGGACAAGGCGATCGGGGCGGCCGGGGAAAGCCCGACCGCGGCGAGCATCAACAACGCGATCGCCGGGCTCGGCCAGATCGAGAGCCCGCGCGGCGCGTGGCAGTTCTCCAAGAAGACCCATTCGCCGGTGCAGAAGTGGTACCTGCGGCAGGTCCGCCCGGACGGCCGCGCGCTGTCCAACACGGTCGTGGGTGACCTGGCGACGGTCGGCGAGTAG
- a CDS encoding roadblock/LC7 domain-containing protein, which produces MTNQRDLGWMLDSFAERAPDVSHAIAISADGLMVAATRALPPDRADQLAATGSGLVSLLRGAAAFFDAGSVISNVTQLEGGFMFSMAFNDGASLLVLATPNCDVGKVSYEMTELANRIGDALTPAARSALTHSR; this is translated from the coding sequence GTGACCAACCAACGAGACCTCGGCTGGATGCTCGACAGCTTCGCCGAGCGCGCGCCGGACGTCAGCCACGCCATCGCCATCTCGGCGGACGGGCTCATGGTGGCGGCTACGCGCGCACTGCCGCCGGACCGGGCCGACCAGCTCGCGGCCACCGGCAGCGGGCTCGTGAGCCTTCTGCGCGGCGCCGCCGCCTTCTTCGACGCCGGCTCGGTGATCTCCAACGTCACCCAGCTCGAAGGCGGGTTCATGTTCTCCATGGCCTTCAACGACGGTGCGTCGCTGCTCGTGCTGGCCACCCCGAACTGCGACGTCGGAAAGGTGTCGTACGAGATGACGGAGCTCGCGAACCGCATCGGCGACGCTCTGACCCCCGCAGCTCGGTCCGCCCTTACCCACTCACGCTGA
- a CDS encoding sensor histidine kinase, producing MRIIVAAPLVAVVGFAGLALAGSVQQAERASDLGVLARLGADAGALAYQLQRERVSAADLLATGGTRQEDAYAKQTAETDQAVAQYRRQRALVPSVPPGTAAVLQRIDGSINDLGPLRAQVRTAANASVSAMTFSYRIIIADLLAYREATAQGVESAEIADQIRASSALSKAGESVGQQQVAVMRALAAGQLTPAMQQDITASRTGFTENSLTFLSLASPEWRVWWEQAGSGQEIVGLQRLQDQVSRAETGSKLRVATADWITATQSWARRLYEVQQRVDSAVFDEIDAARVDERRNAILEAAAMAVALALTVLVTWAVARQITHRLRRLRDAANAVAFDELPAMVEELRRPDASVHPEMLAAQVTTSMDRGSGDEIGEVGEAFNAVHRAAVRTAAEQAVMRANTAKIFIHLSRREQRLVDSVLAQVDLVEQDETDPERLQRLYTLDNLATRMARINASLLVLGGVGVGRMRQDDVPLSKMLQAALSQIEHYERVRLGVVDTDVAVSRDAVDEVVHLLAELMDNATTYAPPESETWVTARSLGDRVIVQISDEGVGLPKERLAQLNHVLARPPAIDVAAVRAMGLVVVGQLAIRLGATVELRPGPRLGTIAEVALPGKLIRPVPEDQELPIAGPSLFNGGLEAGLRMDGPIPVSPAPAGMQIPLPRTPYAGPLPGAGGGRQGQNGGPQALGQNGAQGQSGLQGQSGLQGQNGMQGQNGMQGQNGGIPARNGGALPSRPAAPPPPPDPISAQGRAPVREIDQTQELIIFEQVNSWFRADHDHAVGLEPTEAPSPPAVESPVPPAVANWSTPGDDGWRAASQLETPQVVGTTRTGLPIRKPQAHLIPGAVPPNGDQGRSERRDPAQVASAMSAYARGVAGRRPLANATPNNDATGEPS from the coding sequence ATGCGCATCATCGTGGCCGCGCCTCTGGTCGCCGTCGTCGGCTTCGCCGGCCTGGCGCTAGCGGGCAGCGTCCAGCAAGCCGAGCGGGCCAGTGACCTCGGTGTCCTCGCGCGCCTCGGCGCCGACGCGGGCGCCCTGGCTTATCAGTTGCAGCGCGAGCGGGTCTCCGCGGCCGATCTTCTGGCCACTGGCGGGACCCGCCAGGAGGACGCGTACGCGAAGCAGACGGCGGAGACGGACCAGGCGGTCGCCCAATACCGGCGGCAGCGGGCCCTCGTGCCGTCCGTGCCACCCGGCACCGCGGCCGTCCTGCAGCGGATCGACGGATCCATCAACGACCTGGGCCCGTTGCGGGCGCAGGTCCGCACCGCGGCAAACGCCTCGGTGTCCGCCATGACCTTCAGCTACCGCATCATCATCGCGGACCTGCTGGCGTACCGGGAGGCGACCGCGCAGGGCGTCGAGTCGGCGGAGATCGCCGACCAGATCCGCGCGTCGTCCGCCCTGTCCAAGGCCGGCGAGTCCGTGGGCCAGCAGCAGGTCGCGGTCATGCGCGCCCTGGCCGCCGGCCAGCTGACGCCCGCGATGCAGCAGGACATCACCGCATCGCGCACCGGCTTCACCGAAAACAGCCTGACGTTCCTCAGCCTGGCCAGCCCCGAGTGGCGGGTCTGGTGGGAGCAGGCCGGCAGTGGACAGGAGATCGTCGGCCTGCAGCGGCTGCAGGACCAGGTCTCCCGGGCCGAGACCGGCAGCAAGCTGCGGGTCGCCACCGCGGACTGGATCACCGCGACCCAGTCCTGGGCCCGCCGGCTGTACGAGGTGCAGCAGCGTGTCGACAGCGCGGTCTTCGACGAGATCGACGCCGCGCGCGTGGACGAGCGGCGCAACGCGATCCTCGAAGCGGCCGCGATGGCCGTGGCGCTCGCGCTCACCGTGCTCGTCACGTGGGCCGTCGCCCGCCAGATCACGCACCGCCTGCGGCGGCTGCGGGACGCGGCGAACGCGGTCGCCTTCGACGAGCTGCCCGCCATGGTCGAGGAGCTGCGCCGGCCCGACGCCTCGGTACACCCCGAGATGCTGGCCGCGCAGGTGACCACGAGCATGGACCGGGGCAGCGGCGACGAGATCGGCGAAGTGGGCGAGGCGTTCAACGCCGTGCACCGGGCCGCCGTCCGCACCGCCGCCGAGCAGGCCGTCATGCGTGCCAACACCGCGAAGATCTTCATCCACCTCAGCCGCCGCGAGCAGCGCCTGGTGGACTCGGTGCTGGCCCAGGTCGACCTCGTCGAGCAGGACGAGACCGACCCGGAGCGGTTGCAGCGGCTGTACACATTGGACAACCTGGCCACCCGGATGGCGCGGATCAACGCCAGCCTCCTGGTGCTCGGCGGCGTCGGTGTCGGCCGCATGCGGCAGGACGACGTACCGCTGTCGAAGATGCTCCAGGCCGCGCTCTCCCAGATCGAGCACTACGAGCGGGTACGCCTCGGCGTCGTCGACACCGACGTCGCGGTCTCGCGGGACGCGGTCGACGAGGTCGTGCACCTGCTCGCCGAGCTGATGGACAACGCGACCACGTACGCCCCGCCGGAGAGCGAGACCTGGGTGACCGCCCGGAGCCTCGGCGACCGGGTCATCGTCCAGATCAGCGACGAGGGCGTGGGGCTGCCCAAGGAACGGCTCGCCCAGCTCAACCACGTGCTCGCCCGGCCGCCGGCGATCGACGTCGCCGCCGTGCGGGCCATGGGTCTCGTCGTGGTCGGCCAGCTCGCCATCCGCCTCGGCGCGACGGTGGAGCTGCGTCCGGGCCCGCGTCTCGGCACGATCGCCGAGGTCGCGCTGCCCGGCAAGCTGATCCGGCCGGTGCCGGAGGACCAGGAGCTGCCGATCGCCGGCCCGTCGCTGTTCAACGGTGGGCTGGAGGCCGGCCTCCGCATGGACGGACCGATCCCGGTCAGCCCGGCGCCCGCCGGCATGCAGATCCCGCTGCCACGCACGCCGTACGCCGGGCCGTTGCCGGGCGCCGGAGGTGGCCGCCAGGGCCAGAACGGCGGCCCGCAGGCACTGGGGCAGAACGGCGCCCAGGGCCAGAGCGGCCTGCAAGGCCAGAGCGGCCTGCAAGGCCAGAACGGCATGCAGGGCCAGAACGGCATGCAGGGCCAGAACGGTGGGATCCCCGCGCGCAACGGCGGTGCACTTCCGAGCCGGCCGGCCGCCCCTCCGCCGCCACCTGACCCCATTTCGGCACAGGGCCGGGCACCGGTCCGCGAGATCGACCAGACCCAGGAGCTGATCATCTTCGAGCAGGTCAACAGCTGGTTCCGGGCGGATCACGATCACGCCGTCGGGCTGGAGCCGACCGAGGCACCGAGCCCGCCTGCCGTCGAGTCGCCGGTACCGCCGGCCGTGGCCAACTGGAGCACCCCCGGTGACGACGGGTGGCGCGCCGCGTCCCAGCTCGAGACCCCGCAGGTGGTCGGTACCACCCGTACCGGCCTGCCGATCCGCAAGCCGCAGGCACACCTGATCCCCGGCGCGGTGCCGCCCAACGGCGACCAGGGCCGGTCCGAGCGGCGCGACCCCGCGCAGGTCGCTTCCGCCATGTCCGCGTACGCCCGCGGTGTCGCGGGCCGCCGTCCCCTGGCCAACGCCACGCCCAACAACGACGCGACAGGAGAGCCTTCGTGA
- a CDS encoding helix-turn-helix transcriptional regulator: MASRRFRRELRRWRTRNGMTQRALADRVRFSRETVAAVESGRRYGSRELAVRCDEALGTGGLLASLWPEVAREQAAADGRRGPRERAAPRPRTPADDIVAMIVDNGAMLGPTEVVVEINELRTVIDRALSRGHRR; the protein is encoded by the coding sequence ATGGCCAGCCGCCGGTTCCGGCGCGAGCTGCGGCGCTGGCGCACCCGCAACGGGATGACCCAGCGCGCGCTCGCCGACCGCGTCCGGTTCAGCCGGGAGACCGTTGCCGCGGTCGAGTCCGGCCGGCGCTACGGCAGCCGTGAGCTGGCAGTGCGCTGCGACGAGGCGCTGGGCACCGGAGGACTGCTCGCCTCGCTCTGGCCCGAGGTGGCCCGGGAGCAGGCGGCCGCGGACGGGCGGCGCGGGCCGCGTGAGCGCGCCGCGCCACGCCCGCGCACACCCGCCGACGACATCGTGGCGATGATCGTCGACAACGGCGCGATGCTCGGCCCGACCGAGGTCGTCGTCGAGATCAACGAGCTGCGCACGGTCATCGACCGCGCCCTCAGCCGGGGCCACCGCCGCTAG